One Mangifera indica cultivar Alphonso chromosome 4, CATAS_Mindica_2.1, whole genome shotgun sequence genomic region harbors:
- the LOC123213648 gene encoding uncharacterized protein LOC123213648: MVIDGWKYGRRKTNATESCRRRNRAKRANRANRAKRANRANAKPRRPRNANCANRANRATQTAQNRAKYKFPINNQVGERRFNDAHDFRVTINIRSHKDTVQHIRAKLNLQQKILFRQSCFGHFLDLEVHGYSSTLLHSVLFRQVNKEELGEVFWFRLNGIDCRFSPIEFAMITGLRFSKELDMIDYITTDSLNFKNKYFRSDKSVTYKDLSKSFMSKVWGNNDEDAVKMAALYLIHYGLLGADNRKVVSELILQLVDDWDSFNKYPWGTMVWTLTAESMSRAIEKRYEEVMNDHRAYDPKIPVQCYALMGFTVAFQLWIYETLNNLGGFVACKSTDRIPRMLRWKTLERPGWDLVNCLFETSQDVVTPVLIPSIEEKQSDWFKEVMDCMGYTEESDDDRMLIQSSDAIQSSHPTRQSISVHSPARSEWTPPPVTRSEHQSTHRTSMSPRQTTRRSLGVTHAASTSSTGYVRIEEMLRGFMETVEERFRHFEERQTSIETKVSDMQRMFYATPGDEDESAEVIFEVAQDDDVCPPDYNEVATECRPTETPLQPRSNTRRTLRGRIIKKGRALLSPFTDPMRPCRPREGNQQININFDQWFDNADNNDTALTYLHGPCKKLDWWDHICTENNWLTDEHMDNYLVMLRHSYPTDNWTCVDTFWDGWLPRILQDREVADVDDFQWPRLLLDPIEGSCPQLIQRERDMRYVAWAKVDKVYIPINYDCQHWACGEIDLKAWTFTVYDSSTSFISSTDKFINMMARYQHLPAIINATRYWEVRGDNPNLEPFTLMRCTDVPQQGKASGDCGVFTLLMIEYLATGRKFDYTSSDSITLRRMIAAKIFAHGCTC; the protein is encoded by the exons ATGGTAATAGATGGCTGGAAGTATGGCCGTCGGAAGACGAACGCGACGGAAAGTTGCAGACGACGGAACCGCGCAAAGcgcgcaaaccgcgcaaaccgcgcaaagcgcgcaaaccgcgcaaacgCAAAACCGCGTAGACCGCGcaacgcaaactgcgcaaaccgcgcaaaccGCGCAACGCAAACCGCGCAAAATCGCGCAAAATAC aaatttccTATTAATAATCAAGTTGGTGAGAGAAGATTTAATGATGCGCATGATTTTAGAGTTACTATTAATATTCGAAGTCACAAGGATACGGTACAACATATAAgagcaaaattaaatttacagcagaaaatattatttagacaaTCATGTTTTGGGCATTTTTTGGATCTTGAAGTCCATGGATATAGTTCAACTTTATTACATAGTGTATTATTTCGACAAGTGAATAAGGAAGAGTTGGGAGAAGTATTTTGGTTTCGGTTAAATGGGATTGATTGTAGATTTAGTCCGATTGAGTTTGCTATGATTACTGGATTAAGGTTTAGTAAAGAATTAGATATGATTGATTACATAACTACAgattcattgaattttaaaaataaatactttcGAAGTGATAAATCGGTGACTTATAAGGATTTAAGTAAAAGTTTCATGTCTAAGGTGTGGGGAAACAATGATGAAGATGCTGTCAAGATGGCTGCATTATATCTGATACATTATGGATTATTAGGAGCAGATAATCGAAAAGTAGTATCAGAACTTATATTACAGTTAGTAGATGATTGGGATAGTTTCAATAAATATCCGTGGGGGACTATGGTTTGGACGTTGACTGCAGAATCAATGAGCCGAGCAATAGAGAAACGATATGAAGAAGTTATGAATGATCATCGGGCATACGATCCAAAAATTCCAGTGCAATGTTATGCATTAATGGGATTTACAGTTGCATTTCAG CtatggatatatgaaactctCAATAACTTAGGGGGTTTCGTAGCTTGCAAATCTACAGATAGAATTCCTCGTATGTTGAGATGGAAGACACTTGAGAGACCAGGGTGGGATCTTGTTAACTGCCTATTCGAAACTTCTCag gatGTTGTCACTCCTGTCTTGATTCCATCTATTGAGGAAAAGCAATCTGATTGGTTCAAAGAAGTTATGGATTGTATGGGGTACACAGAAGAATCTGATGATGATCGTATGCTTATTCAATCTAGTGATGCAATCCAATCTTCTCACCCTACACGTCAAAGTATATCTGTACATAGTCCAGCAAGGTCTGAATGGACTCCACCACCAGTTACTAGGTCAGAGCATCAATCCACACATCGAACATCAATGTCTCCTCGGCAAACTACAAGGAGATCCCTTGGTGTTACACATGCTGCATCCACATCTTCTACTGGATATGTTCGTATTGAGGAAATGTTACGTGGATTCATGGAAACAGTGGAAGAACGTTTTAGACACTTTGAAGAGCGACAAACATCAATTGAAACAAAAGTTTCTGATATGCAACGTATGTTTTATGCCACCCCCGGAGATGAG GATGAGTCAGCTGAGGTCATTTTTGAGGTAGCACAGGATGATGATGTTTGTCCACCTGATTATAATGAGGTAGCTACTGAGTGTAGACCTACGGAAACACCACTTCAACCTCGGTCGAATACCCGAAGGACATTACGTGGAAGAATTATCAAGAAGGGGCGGGCACTACTCAGCCCTTTTACTGATCCTATGAGACCATGCCGGCCACGAGAAGGGaaccaacaaataaatattaattttgaccAATGGTTTGATAATGCTGACAATAACGACACTGCTTTGACTTATTTGCATGGGCCTTGTAAGAAGCTTGACTGGTGGGACCACATTTGCACTGAAAACAATTGGTTAACGGATGAG CATATGGATAATTACTTAGTGATGTTACGTCATTCATATCCCACTGACAATTGGACATGTGTTGACACGTTTTGGGATGGTTGGTTACCACGTATTTTACAAGATCGAGAAGTGGCTGATGTTGACGACTTTCAATGGCCTCGACTATTATTAGATCCTATCGAAGGGAGCTGTCCACAGCTTATACAACGGGAAAGGGATATGAGATACGTTGCATGGGCGAAAGTTGATAAa GTGTACATTCCTATCAATTATGATTGTCAACATTGGGCATGTGGGGAAATTGATCTCAAAGCGTGGACTTTTACCGTATACGACTCTTCAACTAGCTTCATATCTTCTACGGATAAGTTCATTAATATGATGGCACGATATCAACATCTTCCGGCTATCATTAATGCCACTAGATACTGGGAGGTTAGGGGTGATAACCCTAACTTGGAGCCATTCACGTTGATGCGATGTACTGATGTTCCACAACAAGGCAAAGCCTCTGGTGATTGTGGCGTATTCACACTTTTGATGATAGAGTATTTAGCCACCGGTCGGAAATTTGACTATACATCCTCTGATAGTATTACTTTGCGTAGGATGATCGCGGCTAAGATTTTTGCTCATGGATGCACTTGTTGA
- the LOC123215030 gene encoding MLP-like protein 43 translates to MAKSGKIEVDLEIQAPAEKYYHIFKIQSHHLPNISSDNLKGVDLHEGEWHKEGSIKTWKYTVGGREETYKEKIMVDDQKKSVTLVGLDGDVFKNYKSWKGTFQATPKDEKSCVVKHIVEYEKRTETVPEPHEYLYFMVKITLDIAAHLGKQA, encoded by the exons ATGGCTAAGAGTGGAAAGATCGAGGTTGATTTAGAAATCCAGGCACCTGCTGAAAAATACTACCACATTTTCAAAATCCAATCCCACCATCTTCCCAATATCTCCTCTGATAATCTGAAGGGAGTTGATTTGCATGAAGGAGAATGGCACAAGGAAGGCTCCATCAAGACCTGGAAATATACTGTTG GAGGAAGAGAGGAGACGTATAAGGAGAAGATCATGGTGGATGACCAGAAGAAATCAGTGACTCTTGTTGGGTTGGATGGAGATGTGTTCAAGAATTACAAGAGCTGGAAGGGCACATTCCAAGCCACGCCAAAGGATGAAAAAAGCTGCGTGGTGAAACATATTGTGGAATATGAGAAACGCACAGAGACTGTTCCAGAGCCACATGAATACCTATATTTCATGGTTAAAATTACGCTAGACATTGCAGCTCATCTTGGCAAGCAGGCATAG